Proteins encoded by one window of Microcebus murinus isolate Inina chromosome 2, M.murinus_Inina_mat1.0, whole genome shotgun sequence:
- the GJA4 gene encoding gap junction alpha-4 protein — translation MGDWGFLEKLLDQVQEHSTVVGKIWLTVLFIFRILILGLAGESVWGDEQSDFECNTLQPGCTNVCYDQAFPISHIRYWVLQFLFVSTPTLVYLGHVIYLSRREERLRQKEGELRALPAKDPQVERALMAIERQMAKISVAEDGHLRIRGALMGTYVASVLCKSVLEAGFLYGQWRLYGWTMEPVFVCQRAPCPYLVDCFVSRPTEKTIFIIFMLVVGLISLVLNVLELIYLLCRCLSRGVRARQQSQDAPPAQGTSSDPYTDQVFFYLPMGQGPSSPPCPTYNGLSSSEQNWANLTTEERLASSRPPLFLDPPPQGGRKSPSRPSSSASKKQYV, via the coding sequence ATGGGTGACTGGGGCTTCCTCGAGAAGCTGCTGGACCAGGTCCAGGAGCACTCGACCGTGGTGGGCAAGATCTGGCTGACGGTGCTGTTCATCTTCCGCATCCTCATCCTGGGGCTGGCCGGCGAGTCGGTGTGGGGCGACGAGCAGTCGGATTTCGAGTGCAACACGCTCCAGCCAGGCTGCACCAACGTCTGCTACGACCAGGCCTTCCCCATCTCCCACATCCGCTACTGGGTGCTGCAGTTCCTCTTCGTCAGCACGCCCACCCTGGTCTACCTGGGCCACGTCATCTACCTGTCTCGGCGAGAGGAGCGGCTGCGGCAGAAGGAGGGGGAGCTGCGGGCACTGCCAGCCAAGGATCCACAGGTGGAGCGGGCGCTGATGGCCATCGAGCGCCAGATGGCCAAGATCTCAGTGGCAGAGGATGGTCACCTGCGGATCCGCGGAGCGCTGATGGGCACTTACGTGGCCAGTGTGCTCTGCAAGAGTGTGCTAGAGGCAGGCTTCCTCTATGGCCAGTGGCGCCTCTATGGCTGGACCATGGAGCCCGTGTTCGTGTGCCAGCGAGCACCCTGCCCCTACCTCGTGGACTGCTTTGTGTCTCGCCCCACGGAGAAGACCATCTTCATCATCTTTATGCTGGTGGTCGGACTCATCTCCTTGGTGCTCAACGTGCTAGAGCTGATATACCTCCTGTGCCGCTGCCTCAGCCGGGGGGTGAGGGCCCGGCAGCAGAGCCAGGACGCCCCTCCAGCCCAGGGAACCTCCTCGGACCCTTACACGGACCAGGTCTTCTTCTACCTCCCCATGGGCCAGGGGCCCTCGTCCCCGCCATGCCCCACCTATAATGGGCTCTCATCCAGCGAGCAGAACTGGGCCAACCTGACCACAGAGGAGAGGCTGGCTTCTTCCAGGCCCCCCCTCTTCCTGGACCCACCCCCGCAGGGTGGCCGGAAATCCCCCAGTCGCCCCAGCAGCTCTGCTTCCAAGAAGCAGTATGTGTAG